Proteins from a genomic interval of Aspergillus flavus chromosome 7, complete sequence:
- a CDS encoding putative mannose-6-phosphate isomerase, with amino-acid sequence MGAHPSLPSYDHSTGQSLQDVLRDNPHLLSTHVSQKFRTTLPFLFKVLSIREPLCIQAHPDRDLAHDLHARDPLTYPDSNHKPEMIVALTPFEALCGFRPLKEIDRFLSSVPPLRNLISDGTAMEVRSTCGSAGDRCDQKSAEIALKRAWSELLTAHPSRVRSCAEDLIRFATSRPSNESFAVEHGNLTDLILQLSEHYPYDVGLFAVLFMNHVCLSPGEALFVRSNELHAYLSGDGIECMASSANVVRAGFSRKTKDVDTLISMLKYEYLPPFIVRTPTPYLRVAMSSQQSTSVLYESPAEEFNIIKTSLAPRSARANFQAFRGPTVLICTQGSGKIGVADHAELIECGYVFFVGAGAEIFIQSSSEEPLILFQSFCEIEECNPQL; translated from the exons ATGGGAGCgcatccttctcttccttcttaTGACCATTCCACCGGCCAGTCTTTACAAGATGTCCTTAGGGATAACCCACATCTTCTCTCAACCCATGTGAGCCAGAAATTCCGTACGACACTACCGTTTCTATTCAAAGTCCTTTCCATCAGAGAGCCGCTTTGTATACAAGCTCACCCGGACCGAGATCTTGCTCATGACTTACACGCAAGGGATCCGCTTACATATCCTG ATTCGAACCATAAGCCCGAAATGATTGTCGCGTTAACCCCATTCGAAGCGTTGTGTGGATTTCGGCCCCTGAAAGAAATTGATCGTTTTCTTTCTAGTGTACCACCACTACGAAATCTCATCAGCGATGGCACTGCTATGGAAGTACGATCTACCTGCGGAAGCGCAGGAGATAGATGTGATCAAAAAAGCGCTGAAATAGCGCTCAAGAGGGCCTGGTCAGAACTACTGACCGCGCATCCATCACGAGTCCGTTCGTGCGCAGAAGACTTGATCCGCTTCGCGACTAGCAGACCAAGCAACGAATCTTTTGCGGTTGAGCATGGAAATCTCACTGATCTTATCCTTCAGTTGAGTGAGCATTATCCCTATGATGTTGGGCTTTTCGCCGTTCTATTCATGAACCACGTCTGCCTAAGCCCCGGGGAAGCTTTATTTGTGAGATCTAATGAGCTTCACGCTTACCTAAGTGGCG ATGGTATCGAATGCATGGCCTCATCGGCGAATGTGGTACGGGCAGGATTCTCACGGAAAACCAAGGACGTTGATACGCTCATATCGATGCTCAAATATGAATACCTGCCACCCTTCATTGTAAGAACACCGACTCCCTATTTGCGGGTGGCAATGAGTTCTCAGCAATCCACATCGGTATTATACGAATCACCCGCCGAAGAGTTTAATATCATCAAAACTTCCCTGGCACCTAGGTCTGCAAGGGCGAACTTCCAAGCGTTTCGTGGCCCTACAGTGCTGATATGCACCCAGGGAAGCGGGAAGATCGGCGTAGCAGACCATGCTGAACTGATTGAGTGTGGTTACGTCTTTTTCGTAGGCGCCGGGGCGGAGATCTTCATCCAGAGTAGCAGTGAGGAACCATTGATCCTGTTTCAATCTTTCTGTGAAATTGAGGAGTGCAACCCCCAATTATAA
- a CDS encoding putative gamma-gliadin precursor, with amino-acid sequence MVSRQILGVLALALLCLFQSCGALPLESRVSLSASGSEAKLEPRLFGLGKIASLIGKLVGRSKGSGGSVGGSHRKEEPKKEEPKKEEPKKEEPPKEEKKEESKKEEPKKEEPKKEEPKKEEPKKEEPKKEEPKKEEPKKEEPKKEEPKKEEPKKEEPKKEEKKEEAPKDGKAEDKKEEAPKQQSGQGQQPRQQPGDPTQGQQLGQGQSPAQGQPPVQGQAPVQGQTAVQGQLAAQEIAQQVPPQQQSAQQQQPGQGQPKAQDTTQQQGFQQQQPTQKQQPGQGQQTAPETAQKSSQQQQPGQGQQAAETAQQQQSTQQQQPGQGQQPGQGQQPQSPTQQTFAPQQASTEPANVHVDNTPTRQDIYGSAVLGAGIGAIPASISAATLKNENELNREQNAHEGELNRQQSLDLANKQNNNNSGGATSPAPPASPAPPANPAPPADPAPPANPGNTGYGGAGDTGSTGYGNTGNTGSPSYGNPSNAGSPSYGNPSNAGSPSYGSAGNTANAGTVGTTGNVGNTGYGIPNTAGTTGSTGTVGTTGNAGYPGNTANAGYSASTNQKRGFPQIDQGVPREIQEVYDSCNKDIDGPSYLVTYYAISSDSIRLDDVPPSCIKLAEILSGQPELSSSGPVPTPIGSTSIEYHGLNEQEKENIMNSLHESHI; translated from the exons ATGGTCTCCCGACAAATCCTCGGGGTGCTTGCTCTGGcacttctttgccttttccaaTCATGCGGAGCGCTGCCACTTGAATCCAGAGTTTCACTGTCCGCTTCTGGTTCTGAAGCTAAACTGGAACCTCGTCTGTTTGGTTTGGGGAAAATAGCGTCTCTTATAGGCAAGCTTGTTGGTAGATCGAAAGGCTCGGGGGGGAGTGTTGGGGGTAGTCATAGGAAGGAAGAGCCTAAGAAGGAAGAGCCtaagaaagaagagcctaagaaagaagagcctccaaaggaagagaagaaggaagaatcgaagaaggaagaaccgaagaaggaagaaccgaagaaggaagaaccgaagaaggaagaaccgaagaaggaagaaccgaagaaggaagaaccgaagaaggaagaaccgaagaaggaagaaccgaagaaggaagaaccgaagaaggaagaaccgaagaaggaagagccaaagaaggaagaaaagaaggaggaagcgCCAAAGGACGGCAAGGcagaggacaagaaggaagaagcgCCAAAACAGCAGTCAGGACAGGGACAACAGCCTAGACAGCAACCAGGAGACCCGACGCAAGGACAGCAGCTAGGGCAGGGACAGTCCCCAGCGCAGGGACAACCCCCAGTGCAGGGACAAGCTCCAGTGCAAGGACAAACCGCAGTGCAAGGGCAGCTGGCAGCACAAGAGATAGCACAGCAAGTACCCCCGCAGCAGCAATCAgcacagcaacaacagccaggGCAAGGACAGCCGAAAGCACAAGATACCACACAACAGCAAGgattccagcagcagcaaccaacACAGAAACAACAGCCAGGGCAGGGACAACAGACAGCACCAGAGACGGCACAGAAATCatcccagcaacaacagccaggGCAAGGACAACAGGCAGCAGAGACGgcacagcagcagcaatctacacagcaacaacagccaggGCAGGGACAACAGCCAGGGCAGGGACAACAGCCTCAATCACCAACACAACAGACATTCGCGCCGCAACAAGCATCGACAGAGCCAGCAAACGTCCACGTAGATAATACCCCTACCAGACAAGATATCTATGGCTCGGCTGTTCTGGGAGCTGGGATTGGAGCGATTCCTGCCAGTATCAGTGCCGCGACACTTAAAAACGAGAATGAACTGAATAGGGAGCAAAATGCTCACGAAGGAGAATTGAATAGGCAACAATCTCTCGACCTGGCCAACAAGcaaaataacaataatagTGGTGGTGCCACTAGCCCTGCTCCTCCTGCCAGCCCTGCTCCTCCGGCCAACCCTGCTCCTCCTGCCGACCCTGCTCCTCCTGCCAACCCTGGAAACACTGGTTATGGCGGCGCCGGTGATACTGGAAGCACTGGCTATGGAAACACTGGTAATACTGGCAGTCCCAGCTACGGCAACCCTAGTAATGCCGGCAGTCCTAGCTACGGCAACCCTAGTAATGCTGGTAGTCCTAGCTACGGCAGTGCTGGAAATACTGCTAATGCAGGCACTGTAGGCACTACTGGCAATGTTGGAAACACTGGATATGGAATTCCTAATACAGCAGGCACTACGGGTTCTACTGGCACCGTTGGTACTACTGGCAATGCCGGCTATCCCGGAAATACTGCCAACGCTGGTTATTCTGCCAGTACTAATCAGAAGCGAGGGTTTCCACAGATTGACCAGGGAGTTCCTCGAGAAATCCAAGAGGTTTATGATTCTTGTAATAAGGACATTGATGGTCCTTCCTATCTGGTCACCTACTATGCAATCAGCTCTGACT CTATTCGATTGGATGATGTTCCTCCATCCTGCATAAAACTCGCAGAGATCCTCTCTGGTCAGCCTGAACTGTCTTCTAGCGGCCCCGTGCCAACTCCCATTGGTTCTACAAGCATTGAGTATCATGGGCTCAAcgagcaagaaaaagagaacatcATGAACTCTCTACATGAGTCGCATATTTAA
- a CDS encoding protein tyrosine phosphatase (low molecular weight phosphotyrosine protein phosphatase, putative): MTATKAAPSGHQVNVLFVCLGNICRSPMAEGVFRNMAASHPLINEIDSAGTGAYHTHEPPDSRTMSTLRQHGIKNYNHAARKVTKEDFLTFDYLMAMDKYNLRDLLDVRESVIASLSKSKKGTRAASGEAGAKVAEVRLFGDFGAGGKLHERVGGGEVVQDPYYGGVNGFEEVYQQVVRFSKGFLDYLEKNQGGEDDN, encoded by the exons ATGACAGCTACAAAAGCAGCACCATCCGGACATCAAGTCAATGTCCTGTTCGTCTGCCTCGGGAACATCT GCCGGTCTCCCATGGCCGAAGGAGTCTTTCGGAACATGGCTGCTTCCCATCCTCTAATTAACGAGATCGATTCCGCCGGCACTGGTGCTTACCATACCCACGAACCCCCGGATTCTCGCACCATGTCTACTCTCCGCCAGCACGGTATCAAGAACTACAACCACGCCGCCAGAAAGGTTACTAAGGAGGACTTCCTGACATTCGACTATCTCATGGCTATGGATAAGTACAACTTGCGCGACCTCCTGGATGTGCGCGAATCTGTCATCGCTTCCCTGAGCAAATCTAAGAAGGGCACCCGCGCGGCGAGTGGAGAAGCGGGTGCTAAGGTTGCGGAGGTGCGGTTGTTTGGGGACTTTGGAGCCGGTGGAAAGTTGCATGAACGTGTTGGGGGTGGTGAGGTGGTGCAGGACCCTTATTATGGGGGTGTTAATGGGTTCGAGGAGGTTTATCAGCAGGTGGTGAGGTTTTCGAAGGGCTTTTTAGATTACCTGGAGAAGAACCagggtggtgaggatgatAACTGA
- a CDS encoding putative ubiquinone biosynthesis protein Coq7 (DMQ mono-oxygenase/Ubiquinone biosynthesis protein COQ7/CLK-1/CAT5): MKTVAALRRCPLTHSYRPSPLVFDFLAPSTLRQSSRGYKSTAKTPFWGKSHDASPSPDTTPISPKPKYVLSQKQREFLDSALRVNQAGELAATLIYKAQTPQVVRSHPHLRPLMKHMYDQEAGHFSTFNQMVAKHQVRPTAMYPIWEVAATFLGWSTGAMGREAAMACTEAVETEIGSHYNEQVREILSWQAEAERRGEELDDELKDMLATFRRIRDEELEHLDHAVENDAKEARPYDPLVSVIRLGCRAAINISEKV, from the coding sequence ATGAAGACCGTCGCAGCACTCCGGAGGTGTCCTCTTACCCACTCCTACCGGCCATCACCGTTGGTGTTCGATTTCCTCGCACCGTCAACTTTGCGACAGAGCTCTCGCGGATACAAATCCACAGCAAAGACACCCTTTTGGGGCAAATCGCATGATGCATCTCCATCGCCCGACACAACCCCTATTTCACCAAAACCCAAATATGTCCTCAGTCAAAAACAACGCGAGTTCTTGGATAGTGCTCTTCGGGTCAACCAGGCAGGAGAGCTTGCAGCTACTTTAATCTACAAGGCGCAAACGCCGCAGGTCGTGCGCTCCCATCCCCACCTGCGTCCTTTGATGAAGCACATGTATGATCAAGAGGCTGGGCACTTTTCGACGTTCAATCAAATGGTTGCGAAACATCAAGTTCGGCCAACGGCAATGTATCCGATATGGGAGGTGGCGGCAACATTTCTCGGCTGGTCGACTGGAGCAATGGGGCGCGAGGCTGCCATGGCCTGCACAGAAGCTGTGGAGACGGAGATTGGCTCTCACTATAATGAACAAGTGCGGGAGATCCTGTCGTGGCAGGCTGAAGCGGAGCGTAGGGGGGAAGAACTGGACGATGAATTGAAGGATATGCTGGCAACGTTCCGAAGGATACGCGACGAAGAATTAGAGCATTTGGATCATGCTGTCGAGAATGATGCCAAAGAAGCTCGGCCCTACGACCCGCTAGTCAGCGTCATCCGATTAGGGTGTAGAGCGGCGATCAATATCAGTGAGAAGGTATGA
- a CDS encoding magnesium-dependent phosphatase (magnesium dependent phosphatase) yields MTRAEPVTFTDGLPLPRLIAFDLDHTLWPFKVDADVCEPVEARDNNSCVVDRRGKSFAFYPAVSSILSSCKDRSIPLALASRSHAPDLALAMLEALHINLASSDSTALNTPSVGARNYFDYMQIVSGTKTQHFTRIHHASGIAYEDILFFDDEARNLDVETELGVTFCLISGGITRDEVDRGVRAWRKRKGIAQKTTDNRSSV; encoded by the exons ATGACCCGCGCTGAGCCGGTGACCTTCACAGACGGTCTACCTCTGCCACGCCTCATCGCTTTTGACCTGGACCACACATTATGGCCATTCAAGGTCGACGCGGATGTTTGCGAGCCAGTCGAGGCTCGCGACAACAATTCATGCGTCGTGGACCG ACGGGGTAAGTCCTTCGCCTTCTATCCCGCTGTGTCCTCAATCCTCTCCTCCTGCAAGGATCGGTCAATCCCCTTGGCACTCGCTTCGCGGAGCCATGCTCCCGATTTGGCGCTTGCGATGCTCGAAGCCTTGCACATCAATCTCGCGTCCTCGGATAGCACTGCCCTTAATACTCCCTCTGTGGGCGCGCGGAACTACTTTGACTACATGCAAATTGTCTCTGGGACTAAAACGCAACACTTTACGCGCATCCATCATGCCAGCGGCATTGCCTATGAGGATATATTGTTCTTTGATGACGAGGCGCGTAACCTCGACGTGGAAACTGAGCTCGGGGTCACATTTTGTCTGATTAGCGGTGGAATAACCAGAGACGAGGTGGATCGCGGAGTTAGGGCTTGGCGGAAGCGGAAGGGGATTGCACAGAAGACGACTGATAATAGGTCGTCCGTATAG
- a CDS encoding putative cholinephosphate cytidylyltransferase, giving the protein MLSEDSATLPYAERPLLVVGDLILDQFIRGTVKRISPEAPVPVVEQQEAAFYPGGAANVACNLAALGAAVVLVGAIGDDEEGRQLMRSLSQSKIDTSLIQVIPGRPTSLKTRIIAEQQQIVRVDREVTTPLGEQDVSRVLEAIQGCLAGSAGLVFSDYNKGFLSPSIVTAIIRQAQSLEKTVIADTKLQVLDHYRGVTALTPNINELQLSTGRLLCSPSDIDVAARELMDKIQAPVLLVTCGQNGIRLYDSDSQQRTHFPGHAETVADVSGAGDTVIAVFTWALTIRRFSVHQAAKLANDAGTLAVGKKGISTINVDELLSLVEVHSINGLDRELGPSKNRTLEQLLSDIHAVRQSQPSAKIVFTNGCFDMLHAGHVSYLQRAKALGDLLLVGLNSDSSVRQIKGNRRPIVPEAQRVQTLAGLKCVDFVVLFDQETPLHLIQAIKPDFLVKGSDYELHQVVGRDFVEANGGRVELLPSNQGISTSKIIQEIMNRYSE; this is encoded by the coding sequence ATGCTGTCGGAAGACTCAGCTACGCTTCCTTACGCCGAAAGGCCCCTTCTCGTCGTCGGGGATCTGATTCTGGACCAATTCATCCGTGGGACAGTCAAAAGGATTTCTCCAGAAGCACCAGTACCAGTTGTGGAGCAACAGGAGGCGGCGTTCTATCCCGGCGGTGCTGCCAATGTAGCCTGCAACCTTGCTGCACTTGGTGCGGCAGTAGTCTTGGTTGGAGCgattggagatgatgaagaaggcagACAACTGATGCGCTCCCTGTCGCAATCCAAAATTGACACCAGTTTGATTCAGGTCATCCCTGGCAGGCCAACGAGTCTCAAGACTCGAATCATTGCAGAACAGCAACAAATTGTCCGCGTTGACCGTGAGGTAACCACACCGTTGGGGGAGCAAGACGTGTCACGCGTACTGGAGGCTATCCAAGGGTGCCTCGCAGGTTCCGCCGGTCTAGTGTTCTCGGACTACAATAAGGGTTTCCTTAGTCCGTCAATTGTAACGGCGATTATTCGCCAGGCACAATCGCTGGAGAAGACGGTCATTGCGGATACGAAACTTCAGGTACTCGACCACTATCGCGGTGTCACCGCTTTGACGCCCAATATCAACGAGCTCCAGCTTTCCACTGGTCGATTATTGTGCTCTCCGTCCGATATCGATGTGGCTGCGAGAGAGCTCATGGACAAGATTCAGGCACCCGTGCTTCTTGTCACGTGTGGACAGAACGGTATAAGGTTGTATGATTCGGACTCTCAGCAAAGGACACACTTTCCGGGTCATGCAGAAACAGTAGCTGATGTCAGTGGTGCGGGAGATACTGTGATTGCAGTATTCACCTGGGCTCTCACCATCCGCAGATTCTCAGTCCATCAGGCCGCAAAGCTGGCCAACGACGCAGGCACTCTTGCCGTTGGTAAGAAGGGAATCAGCACAATTAACGTGGACGAACTGCTCTCCCTTGTGGAAGTCCATTCGATCAATGGGCTCGACCGAGAACTTGGCCCAAGCAAGAATCGAACCCTCGAGCAACTCCTATCCGACATTCACGCTGTGCGCCAGTCCCAGCCGTCAGCGAAAATTGTTTTCACCAATGGTTGCTTTGACATGCTTCACGCAGGACACGTCAGTTACTTGCAGAGAGCCAAGGCTCTCGGGGATCTTTTGCTCGTGGGGCTCAATTCAGACTCTTCTGTACGGCAGATCAAGGGGAACCGTCGACCTATCGTCCCAGAGGCCCAACGGGTTCAGACTCTGGCCGGACTAAAATGTGTGGACTTTGTGGTTCTGTTCGACCAAGAAACTCCCCTTCATCTGATTCAGGCCATCAAGCCGGACTTTCTTGTCAAGGGAAGTGACTATGAATTGCATCAAGTGGTCGGACGCGACTTTGTAGAGGCTAATGGGGGACGGGTGGAACTTCTCCCATCGAACCAGGGCATTTCTACCTCTAAAATAATCCAGGAAATCATGAATCGTTACAGCGAGTAG
- a CDS encoding RNA polymerase II transcription elongation factor Rtf1p (Paf1/RNA polymerase II complex, RTF1 component), with protein MADDLDAELLALAGDASDEEASSPPRQKDASPSASPPQSPEESSTMGRKGTAKPVRRGRKSRKDDEEDGEVSAAESHNSLDSASMVESESGSDSEGSDAGAEDDGPIFPYDKLYYSSKDKEEIMAMPEIQREQILSERAQQVDRHNQDLALRRLLASREREEARQAKKNKRKASMANLEDGQRKSSRQKTTLGGRKVGETSDAIEAYKRQREQKGRRDELRRREPASKDQTVRPRDRVSDEDAEGESDAEWDDGDRSPSLPKDDPPAELRDIQRARVGRTNFAQVCFYPGFDDAISGCYARVNIGPNRETGQNEYRLCLIKKFTEGRPYSMEGPNGRSFVTKQYAVLAHGKAEREFPFVACSDSAITEAEFNRYRQTMAVEDCKMATKSTVAEKVVDINRLLNHKFTPEELTEKLRKQGSLDTKSTVFKRMETEKKLKLAKAAGDDAEVERLESELASMSTPKLAFNATSSKPRADKPSEHERLLELNLRNQRLNTENVRRAQLEERKASRKAAAAVARGEAQPNPFMRVRTHARTHYDANGNGTTLSETTTRDGTPATGSDTPSKANTPNGSNTPSGSQKKTTKGGVATIRHRNMDDENIAALDLDLDIEI; from the exons ATGGCGGATGATCTTGATGCCGAACTGCTCGCGCTTGCGGGTGACGCCTCAGATGAGGAGGCGTCTTCGCCCCCCAGGCAGAAGGatgcttctccttctgcaTCCCCCCCACAATCCCCTGAAGAATCGTCAACCATGGGTCGCAAAGGAACTGCTAAGCCCGTCCGTCGGGGTCGAAAGTCACGgaaagacgatgaggaagacggaGAGGT GTCCGCGGCTGAATCTCACAACTCTCTTGACTCGGCCAGCATGGTTGAATCGGAGTCAGGCTCTGATTCGGAGGGGTCAGACGCCGGTGCTGAAGACGACGGGCCCATCTTTCCTTACGACAAGCTATATTATTCCTccaaggacaaagaagaaatcatGGCGATGCCAGAAATTCAACGAGAGCAAATTCTCTCCGAACGAGCGCAACAGGTTGACCGCCACAATCAAGATCTAGCCCTAAGGCGCCTTTTGGCTTCCCGTGAGCGCGAAGAAGCCCGCCAagcgaaaaagaacaagcGGAAAGCCAGCATGGCAAACCTGGAGGATGGCCAACGGAAGAGCTCGCGCCAGAAGACAACACTTGGTGGTCGCAAGGTCGGCGAGACCTCCGATGCTATCGAGGCCTATAAACGACAGCGTGAGCAGAAGGGCAGACGTGATGAACTTCGTCGTCGTGAACCGGCATCCAAGGATCAGACTGTTCGTCCGAGGGATAGGGTTTCTGACGAAGACGCGGAAGGAGAAAGCGATGCTGAGTGGGACGATGGAGATCGCTCACCATCGCTACCTAAGGATGATCCGCCAGCTGAGCTTAGGGATATCCAGCGAGCTCGTGTAGGCCGGACCAATTTCGCGCAGGTCTGTTTCTATCCTGGATTTGACGATGCCATCTCTGGCTGTTATGCACGAGTCAACATCGGACCGAATAGGGAAACTGGCCAGAATGAGTATCGGCTTTGTCTGATCAAGA AATTCACTGAGGGCCGACCGTATTCTATGGAGGGGCCTAATGGCCGATCATTCGTGACCAAGCAATATGCTGTGCTTGCGCATGGGAAAGCAGAGCGGGAGTTCCCTTTCGTTGCTTGTTCAGACTCTGCCATTACCGAG GCGGAATTCAATCGTTATCGTCAAACTATGGCAGTTGAAGACTGCAAGATGGCTACGAAGTCCACAGTAGCCGAGAAGGTGGTGGATATTAACCGACTGTTGAACCATAAGTTCACTCCGGAAGAGTTGACTGAAAAATTGAGGAAGCAAGGATCACTGGACACCAAGTCGACTGTTTTCAAGCGCATggagacagaaaagaagctgaagcttgCGAAGGCAGCTGGTGACGATGCTGAAGTTGAGAGATTAGAGTCCGAATTGGCCAGCATGAGCACACCAAAACTTGCTTTCAACGCGACCTCTTCTAAACCTCGTGCAGACAAGCCTTCCGAGCATGAACGTCTGCTAGAGCTGAACCTCCGCAATCAGAGACTCAACACTGAAAATGTGCGCCGCGCTCAActggaagagagaaaggcCAGCCGAAAAGCCGCTGCAGCAGTTGCCCGCGGAGAAGCTCAGCCAAACCCGTTCATGCGCGTCAGGACACACGCGAGGACACATTACGATGCCAACGGCAATGGTACAACACTATCAGAAACCACTACTCGAGATGGGACCCCTGCAACTGGGTCCGACACGCCATCAAAAGCAAATACCCCCAACGGAAGCAACACTCCCTCTGGCTCCCAGAAGAAAACCACCAAGGGTGGCGTCGCAACAATCCGTCATCGCAATATGGACGATGAGAATATTGCGGCTCTAGATTTGGACCTAGATATTGAGATCTGA